From Quercus lobata isolate SW786 chromosome 1, ValleyOak3.0 Primary Assembly, whole genome shotgun sequence, one genomic window encodes:
- the LOC115983204 gene encoding exosome complex component RRP41-like: MAGKPGTTPTTYSPSPTTQKTRRPIFNENDVDWVRPDGRGFHQCRPAFFRTGAVNAASGSAYAEFGNTKVIVSVFGPRESKKAMMYSDIGRLNCSVSHTTFATPVRGQGSEHKDFSSMLHKSLEGAIILETFPKTTVDVFALVLESGGSDLPVVISCASLALADAGILMHDLVASVSLSCLGKNLVIDPILEEESYQDGGLLITCMPSRYEVTQLTVTGEWSTPKINEGMQLCLDACSKLAKIMRSCLKEATSTSQE; encoded by the exons ATGGCCGGGAAACCTGGAACGACTCCGACGACTTACTCACCGTCTCCGACCACCCAGAAAACCCGAAGACCCATTTTCAATGAAAACGACGTCGATTGGGTCCGACCCGATGGCCGTGGCTTCCACCAGTGCCGACCCGCat TTTTTAGGACTGGTGCTGTGAATGCTGCTTCAGGATCTGCTTATGCAGAGTTTGGAAATACCAAGGTTATTGTATCTGT ATTTGGGCCAAGAGAAAGTAAGAAGGCAATGATGTACAGTGATATTGGGCGGCTAAATTGTAGCGTCAGCCATACAACTTTTGCTACCCCAGTCCGAGGACAG GGATCAGAGCACAAAGATTTTTCCTCAATGCTTCATAAATCTTTGGAGGGTGCAATAATCTTGGAAACTTTCCCCAAGACAACTGTAGATGTTTTCGCATTGGTGCTGGAATCTGGTGGCA GTGATCTTCCTGTCGTGATATCATGTGCAAGTCTTGCCCTAGCAGATGCTGGGATTTTGATGCACGACCTTGTAGCCTCAGTTTCTTTG TCTTGTCTTGGTAAGAACCTTGTCATCGATCCTATTTTGGAAGAGGAAAGCTACCAAGATGGAGGCTTGTTGATTACATGTATGCCTTCTCGTTATGAGGTCACTCAGCTTACTGTCACAGGGGAATGGTCAACCCCAAAAATTAATGAG GGGATGCAGCTATGCTTAGACGCTTGCTCAAAGCTTGCAAAGATCATGAGATCATGTTTGAAAGAAGCCACTTCCACTTCACAAGAATAG
- the LOC115983224 gene encoding uncharacterized protein LOC115983224 isoform X1 has protein sequence MQELRCGDRENYHRHRGERQTSQGRYYRRPPTTRKLYFFCRRTAGAIIGWKGQAFEATQSLRRMVMPDYFCPRSVLCESSMLIRIKKSGGLGSNNFLFGDLNLKQRNRKRMCNTEFNLIFNFCFPSYLFCCF, from the exons ATGCAGGAATTGAGATGCGGAGATAGAGAGAACTACCAccg GCACAGGGGAGAAAGACAGACATCTCAGGGCCGGTACTACCGTCGGCCTCCAACCACAAGGAAACTTTATTTCTTCTGCCGTCGTACCGCCGGAGCTATTATTGG GTGGAAAGGCCAAGCCTTTGAGGCAACCCAAAGTCTAAGAAGAATGG TTATGCCAGATTATTTTTGTCCAAGATCAGTATTATGTGAAAGCAGCATGTTGATTCGT ATCAAAAAGAGTGGTGGATTGGGTTCCAATAACTTTCTTTTTGGGGACCTGAATTTGAAgcaaagaaatagaaagagaatGTGTAATACagaattcaatttaattttcaatttctgttTTCCATCCTACCTGTTCTGCTGTTTTTGA
- the LOC115983224 gene encoding uncharacterized protein LOC115983224 isoform X2, with protein MQELRCGDRENYHRGERQTSQGRYYRRPPTTRKLYFFCRRTAGAIIGWKGQAFEATQSLRRMVMPDYFCPRSVLCESSMLIRIKKSGGLGSNNFLFGDLNLKQRNRKRMCNTEFNLIFNFCFPSYLFCCF; from the exons ATGCAGGAATTGAGATGCGGAGATAGAGAGAACTACCAccg GGGAGAAAGACAGACATCTCAGGGCCGGTACTACCGTCGGCCTCCAACCACAAGGAAACTTTATTTCTTCTGCCGTCGTACCGCCGGAGCTATTATTGG GTGGAAAGGCCAAGCCTTTGAGGCAACCCAAAGTCTAAGAAGAATGG TTATGCCAGATTATTTTTGTCCAAGATCAGTATTATGTGAAAGCAGCATGTTGATTCGT ATCAAAAAGAGTGGTGGATTGGGTTCCAATAACTTTCTTTTTGGGGACCTGAATTTGAAgcaaagaaatagaaagagaatGTGTAATACagaattcaatttaattttcaatttctgttTTCCATCCTACCTGTTCTGCTGTTTTTGA
- the LOC115987359 gene encoding protein CNGC15b-like has product MGHGNSKFMRVQDDHEVPVLSKTSEQDVIKRAAGVAEETGRSFKAKVLRRVFSEDFEKEKNKILDPRGQAISQWSKFYLFACLIALFVDPLFLLSPIIRAETCVDKGKTLQIILTIIRSLVDVFYVIQIFVKFHTAYIAPSSRVFGRGELVIDHTKVAMRYLRRDFWIDIMAALPLPQVLTWVVIPNLKGSVLSVQKNAMWFIMIFQYLPRVFLIYPLSSQIIDASGFVTESAWTGAAYNLMLYLLASHVSGAWWYILAIERQEACWRSACSLESTCQYGYFDCGTVNDASRTNWFNSTNVRSLCVPKATGPSFYQYGIFADAVNSNVIGSLFFNKYFYCLWWGLRNLSSTGQNLSTSTYIGEVTFTIFVSTLGLFLFALLIGNMQRYLQSATLRLEEWRIRRTDTEQWMHHRQLPPQLKQSIRQYDQYKWLATRGVDEEALLNGLPMDLRREIKRHLCLSLVRGVPLFNQMDETMLDAICERLKPALCTKGMFLVREGDTIHQMIFIIRGHLDSFTTDGGRTGFFNSCSIGSGDFCGEELLTWALDPRPNVILPSSTRTVKAITEVEAFALVAEDLKFVASQFRRLHSKQLRHTFRFYSHQWRTWAVCFIQAAWRRHKKLKEMAELGAREHGRPQKNSFWMRYAETLLERSRSRRLVNNSAESSSSVVSLLQKPTEPDFD; this is encoded by the exons ATGGGTCATGGTAATTCAAAATTCATGAG AGTTCAAGATGATCATGAAGTGCCAGTCCTCTCTAAAACCAGTGAACAAGATGTGATAAAGAGGGCCGCCGGGGTTGCTGAGGAGACTGGAAGATCATTTAAAGCTAAAGTTCTGCGTAGAGTTTTTTCTGAGGACTTTGAGAAGGAAAAGAATAAGATATTGGATCCTCGAGGACAAGCCATTAGCCAATGGAGCAAGTTTTACTTATTTGCATGTCTAATTGCTTTATTCGTGGATCCATTGTTTTTGTTGTCGCCTATAATCAGAGCTGAAACATGCGTAGACAAGGGAAAGACTCTTCAAATTATCCTCACAATCATAAGATCGTTGGTTGATGTGTTTTATGTGATTCAGATCTTTGTTAAGTTTCATACAGCATACATAGCACCTTCTTCACGTGTATTTGGAAGAGGAGAGCTTGTTATCGATCATACAAAAGTTGCAATGAGGTATTTACGAAGAGATTTCTGGATAGACATCATGGCTGCCCTGCCTCTTCCTCAA GTGTTAACTTGGGTAGTTATACCCAATTTGAAGGGTTCTGTATTGAGTGTGCAGAAAAATGCCATGTGGTTTATCATGATTTTCCAGTACCTCCCAAGAGTGTTTCTCATCTATCCTCTCTCATCACAAATTATTGATGCAAGCGGTTTTGTGACAGAATCAGCATGGACAGGAGCTGCTTATAACCTTATGCTTTATCTGTTGGCAAGCCAT gTTTCAGGAGCTTGGTGGTACATTCTAGCAATTGAGCGACAAGAAGCATGTTGGAGAAGTGCATGCAGCCTTGAGTCGACTTGTCAATATGGATACTTTGATTGCGGTACCGTTAATGACGCTTCTAGGACCAATTGGTTCAACTCGACAAATGTCAGAAGTCTATGCGTTCCAAAGGCAACAGGTCCTAGCTTTTACCAGTACGGGATATTTGCAGATGCAGTGAACTCAAATGTTATAGGCTCCCTATTCTTCAACAAGTACTTTTACTGTTTATGGTGGGGTTTAAGGAATCTAAG TTCTACAGGACAAAATCTTTCTACAAGCACTTACATTGGAGAAGTAACATTCACCATCTTTGTCTCCACCCTTGGGCTGTTTCTCTTTGCACTGCTCATTGGAAATATGCAA AGATACCTTCAATCAGCAACACTGCGACTGGAAGAATGGAGGATCAGGAGAACTGATACAGAACAATGGATGCATCACAGGCAGCTGCCTCCACAACTAAAGCAGTCTATTCGACAATATGATCAATACAAGTGGTTGGCAACTAGAGGGGTCGATGAAGAAGCACTTCTCAATGGCCTCCCTATGGATCTTCGGAGAGAGATCAAGCGCCATCTATGTCTCTCTTTAGTTCGAGGG GTTCCGCTATTCAATCAAATGGATGAAACAATGCTGGATGCGATATGTGAGAGGCTTAAGCCAGCACTATGCACCAAAGGCATGTTCCTTGTGCGTGAAGGTGACACTATCCATCAGATGATCTTTATAATTAGAGGTCACCTTGACTCTTTCACCACAGATGGTGGTCGCACTGGGTTCTTCAATTCATGCAGTATTGGCTCAGGTGACTTCTGTGGTGAGGAGCTACTAACATGGGCCCTGGATCCGCGTCCAAATGTCATCCTCCCATCGTCCACACGCACAGTAAAGGCTATAACTGAAGTTGAGGCATTTGCTCTAGTAGCAGAGGACCTAAAATTTGTGGCATCACAATTCCGAAGGCTTCATAGCAAACAACTTAGACACACGTTTAGGTTCTACTCACATCAGTGGCGAACATGGGCAGTATGTTTTATACAGGCAGCATGGCGTAGGCATAAAAAGCTGAAGGAAATGGCTGAACTTGGAGCTAGGGAGCACGGACGACCCCAAAAGAATTCCTTTTGGATGAGGTATGCTGAAACACTACTAGAGAGGAGTAGAAGTCGGAGGCTTGTTAACAACTCTGCCGAATCAAGTTCTAGTGTTGTTAGCTTGCTACAGAAGCCCACAGAGCCAGATTTTGATTGA